A single genomic interval of Streptomyces sp. NBC_00663 harbors:
- a CDS encoding glycosyltransferase family 2 protein, translating into MPYLVECLASVEAQTLDHARIEVIAVDDGSTDGTGECLEQFAARADLPVTVIRQDNSGGPSGPRNVGLGKAAGRYVFFLDADDRLGPEALERMVAMADRNGTDVVLGRVEGINRKPPQSMWGRTLERTDLWSSNIKFTLSAQKLFRRELLERHGMRFDESLWTGEDALFTMEAYLRADGVSLIDDYTCYYLVGREDGKHVTRSGSYTLRFDSARALMGLIADMVPAGPRRDMLMVRPFVVTLLPQFGPKYLKDSEQVRQHKFELAKPLLEAYWTDEVAHRLRVEERLRMHAVAEGRPELLLDLLEFRRARKEPEALLEKRGRRVYFAYPHFRDTAVGIPDALYLAEPREARAVPGYREGGLDSFVRRAVRKARRTLPSRSRDVRPAAAA; encoded by the coding sequence ATGCCCTATCTGGTCGAGTGCCTCGCCTCCGTCGAGGCCCAGACCCTCGACCACGCCCGCATCGAGGTCATCGCGGTCGACGACGGCTCGACGGACGGCACGGGGGAGTGCCTGGAGCAGTTCGCGGCCCGCGCGGACCTGCCCGTCACCGTCATCCGGCAGGACAACTCCGGCGGCCCCAGCGGCCCGCGCAACGTCGGCCTGGGCAAGGCCGCCGGACGGTACGTGTTCTTCCTCGACGCCGACGACCGACTGGGCCCCGAGGCCCTTGAGCGGATGGTCGCGATGGCCGACCGCAACGGCACGGACGTGGTGCTGGGCCGTGTCGAGGGCATCAACCGCAAGCCACCGCAGTCCATGTGGGGGCGGACGCTGGAGCGCACCGACCTCTGGTCGTCCAACATCAAGTTCACGCTCAGCGCGCAGAAGCTGTTCCGCCGCGAGCTGCTGGAGCGGCACGGCATGCGCTTCGACGAGTCGCTGTGGACCGGCGAGGACGCCCTGTTCACCATGGAGGCCTATCTGCGGGCCGACGGCGTCTCCCTCATCGACGACTACACCTGCTACTACCTGGTGGGCCGCGAGGACGGCAAGCATGTGACGCGGAGCGGCAGTTACACCCTGCGCTTCGACTCCGCGCGCGCCCTGATGGGTCTGATCGCCGACATGGTCCCGGCGGGCCCGCGCCGCGACATGCTCATGGTCCGCCCGTTCGTCGTCACCCTGCTTCCGCAGTTCGGCCCCAAGTACCTCAAGGACAGCGAGCAGGTACGGCAGCACAAGTTCGAGCTGGCGAAGCCGTTGCTGGAGGCGTACTGGACCGACGAGGTCGCCCACCGACTGCGGGTCGAGGAGCGGCTGCGGATGCACGCGGTGGCCGAGGGGCGCCCCGAACTCCTGCTGGACCTCCTGGAGTTCCGGCGGGCCAGGAAGGAGCCCGAGGCGCTGCTGGAGAAGCGTGGCCGCCGGGTGTACTTCGCCTACCCGCACTTCCGGGACACCGCCGTCGGCATCCCCGACGCCCTCTATCTCGCCGAGCCCCGCGAGGCCCGCGCCGTCCCGGGATACCGGGAGGGCGGGCTCGACTCGTTCGTACGACGGGCGGTGCGCAAGGCGCGCCGGACACTGCCGTCCCGGTCCAGGGACGTCAGGCCGGCTGCGGCGGCGTGA
- a CDS encoding polysaccharide pyruvyl transferase family protein encodes MKRVLLRSGKSPYDVVPLEEALQRDVIATNSGNLIFSDATHKILEATGTEVVSNGIRTDVAAAARINKEYDAFVVPLANAFRPSFEPQLRRLTRLIQRLKIPVVVAGVGAQTGLNYDPTRLKPIESAVREFVSAVLDRSASIGVRGEFTEQYLKDMGFRDVEVIGCPSLFMYGKELAVHKRTPELTADSRIAINGSHNAVKTQGLGKVIDRTHARYPNLRFIGQNLSDARQLHWRDLSDPNAKVKAIPTHPDHPMYAQDKVRVYIDPVTWIDELRDFDFSFGSRIHGNIAALLAGTPATVLSGDSRTLELCRYFDIPHVRIDKLPEDLDPARLYEEADFGKLMSGHHERYERFMGFLDRNGLQNTFTHGDGGAAFEERLRKLSFPAAVRPWLEADLGSLATRMAFMQRNINELTLDNERLKRDLARAKAGSRSTKASGAVPAPSVYRRARRVVGGPIRRALQSGR; translated from the coding sequence GTGAAGCGCGTTCTCCTCAGATCCGGCAAAAGCCCGTACGACGTCGTGCCCTTGGAGGAAGCCCTCCAGCGCGATGTCATCGCCACCAACTCCGGCAACCTGATCTTCAGCGATGCCACCCACAAGATCCTTGAGGCCACGGGTACCGAAGTGGTCTCGAACGGCATCAGGACGGACGTGGCGGCAGCTGCCAGGATCAACAAGGAGTACGACGCCTTCGTCGTGCCGTTGGCGAACGCGTTCCGTCCGTCGTTCGAACCCCAGCTGCGACGGCTGACGCGGCTCATCCAGCGGCTGAAGATCCCGGTCGTGGTGGCCGGCGTCGGCGCGCAGACCGGGCTGAACTACGACCCGACGCGGCTCAAGCCCATCGAGTCCGCGGTGCGCGAGTTCGTCTCGGCGGTCCTCGACCGCAGCGCCTCGATCGGCGTGCGCGGCGAGTTCACCGAGCAGTACCTCAAGGACATGGGCTTCCGGGACGTCGAGGTCATCGGCTGCCCCTCCCTGTTCATGTACGGCAAGGAGCTCGCCGTCCACAAGCGGACGCCGGAGCTCACCGCCGACTCCCGTATCGCGATCAACGGCTCGCACAACGCCGTCAAGACGCAGGGCCTGGGCAAGGTCATCGACCGCACCCACGCCCGCTACCCGAACCTGCGCTTCATCGGCCAGAACCTCTCCGACGCGCGGCAGCTGCACTGGCGGGACCTGTCGGACCCGAACGCCAAGGTCAAGGCGATACCGACGCACCCCGACCACCCGATGTACGCGCAGGACAAGGTCCGCGTCTACATCGACCCGGTGACCTGGATCGACGAGCTGCGCGACTTCGACTTCTCCTTCGGCTCCCGCATCCACGGCAACATCGCGGCCCTGCTCGCGGGCACGCCCGCGACCGTGCTCTCCGGCGACTCCCGCACGCTGGAGCTGTGCCGCTACTTCGACATCCCGCACGTCCGCATCGACAAGCTGCCCGAGGACCTGGACCCGGCGCGGCTGTACGAGGAAGCGGACTTCGGCAAGCTGATGAGCGGTCACCACGAGCGCTACGAACGGTTCATGGGGTTCCTCGACCGCAACGGCCTCCAGAACACCTTCACCCACGGCGACGGCGGCGCCGCCTTCGAGGAGCGGCTGCGGAAGCTGTCCTTCCCGGCGGCCGTCCGCCCCTGGCTGGAGGCCGACCTCGGCTCGCTCGCCACCCGGATGGCGTTCATGCAGCGCAACATCAACGAACTGACGCTGGACAACGAACGGTTGAAGCGCGACCTCGCCCGCGCCAAGGCCGGTTCCCGGTCCACGAAGGCGTCCGGGGCCGTCCCGGCGCCGTCGGTCTACCGCCGCGCCCGCCGGGTCGTGGGCGGCCCGATCCGCCGGGCCCTCCAGTCGGGCCGGTAG
- the proB gene encoding glutamate 5-kinase — protein sequence MSEARRIVVKVGSSSLTTASGGLDADRVDALVDVLAKSRSGGEKEVVLVSSGAIAAGLAPLGLRRRPKDLARQQAAASVGQGLLVARYTASFARYGVRVGQVLLTSDDMSRRSHHRNASTTLDKLLAMGAFPVVNENDTVATDEIRFGDNDRLAALVAHLVRADLLVLLSDVDGVYDGDPSKPGTSRIAEVRGPADLAGVDIGSTGKAGVGTGGMVTKVEAARIAAAAGIPVVLTSAVHAAEALGGGDTGTYFHPTGKRSADRLLWLQHASTPQGSLTLDDGAVRAVVQRRKSLLPAGIAAVDGEFNAGDPVELRDGEGRAVARGLVNFDAKEIPQLLGRSTRELARELGPAYEREVVHRDDLVVLQP from the coding sequence GTGAGCGAGGCCCGCAGGATCGTCGTCAAGGTGGGTTCCTCGTCACTGACCACCGCGTCGGGAGGCCTGGACGCCGACCGGGTCGACGCGCTCGTCGACGTCCTCGCCAAGAGCCGCAGCGGGGGAGAGAAAGAGGTCGTCCTCGTCTCCTCCGGTGCCATCGCCGCCGGCCTCGCCCCGCTGGGACTGCGCCGCCGCCCCAAGGACCTGGCCCGCCAGCAGGCCGCCGCCAGCGTCGGCCAGGGCCTCCTCGTCGCCCGCTACACCGCCTCCTTCGCCCGCTACGGCGTCCGCGTCGGCCAGGTCCTGCTGACCAGCGACGACATGAGCCGCAGGTCCCACCACCGCAACGCCTCCACCACCCTCGACAAGCTCCTCGCGATGGGCGCCTTCCCGGTCGTCAACGAGAACGACACCGTCGCCACCGACGAGATCCGCTTCGGCGACAACGACCGCCTCGCGGCTCTCGTCGCCCATCTGGTCCGCGCCGACCTGCTGGTGCTCCTCTCCGACGTGGACGGCGTCTACGACGGCGACCCCAGCAAGCCGGGCACCTCGCGGATAGCGGAGGTACGGGGGCCGGCCGACCTCGCGGGTGTCGACATCGGCAGCACCGGCAAGGCCGGCGTCGGCACCGGCGGCATGGTCACCAAGGTCGAGGCCGCCCGGATCGCCGCCGCCGCGGGCATCCCCGTGGTGCTGACCAGCGCCGTCCACGCGGCCGAAGCGCTGGGCGGCGGCGACACCGGCACCTACTTCCACCCCACCGGCAAGCGCTCCGCCGACCGGCTGCTGTGGCTCCAGCACGCGTCCACCCCACAGGGCTCGCTGACCCTGGACGACGGCGCGGTTCGGGCGGTCGTGCAGCGCCGCAAGTCGCTGCTGCCGGCCGGGATCGCCGCCGTGGACGGCGAGTTCAACGCCGGGGACCCGGTCGAGCTGCGGGACGGCGAGGGGCGGGCGGTGGCCCGCGGGCTGGTGAACTTCGACGCCAAGGAGATCCCCCAGCTGCTCGGCCGCTCCACCCGCGAGCTGGCCCGTGAACTGGGACCCGCCTATGAGCGCGAGGTCGTCCACCGGGACGATCTGGTGGTGCTCCAGCCCTGA
- a CDS encoding glutamate-5-semialdehyde dehydrogenase: MTTLSPYDSMSPVTQAAYRAKAAAADLAPLPRAEKDDALLAIADALEVRTSEIVEANAKDIAKAREAGTSETVIDRLTLTPERVRAIASDVRDVVALPDPVGEVVRGSTLPNGIDLRQVRVPLGVVGIIYEARPNVTVDAAALCLKSGNAVLLRGSASAYESNTALVRVLRDAVGGAGLPADAVQLVPGESRESVRELMRARGLVDVLIPRGGASLIRTVVNESVVPVIETGTGNCHVYVDAHADLDMAIDILINSKAQRPSVCNSAETLLVHQDIAPEFLPRALDALAEAGVTVHADDRVMAYAKDSEATVVEATAEDWETEYLSYDIAAAVVDSLDKAVEHIRLWTSGHTEAIVTTSQQAARRFTQLVDSTTVAVNASTRFTDGGQFGFGAEIGISTQKLHARGPMGLPELTSTKYIVTGDGHVRR; the protein is encoded by the coding sequence ATGACCACGCTCTCGCCGTACGACTCGATGTCCCCGGTCACCCAGGCCGCCTACCGCGCCAAGGCCGCCGCCGCCGACCTCGCCCCGCTGCCGCGGGCCGAGAAGGACGACGCGTTGCTCGCCATCGCGGACGCCCTGGAGGTCCGTACGAGCGAGATCGTCGAGGCCAACGCCAAGGACATCGCCAAGGCCCGCGAGGCCGGCACCAGCGAGACCGTCATCGACCGGCTCACCCTCACGCCCGAGCGGGTCCGCGCCATCGCCTCGGACGTGAGGGACGTCGTCGCGCTGCCCGACCCGGTCGGCGAGGTCGTCCGCGGCTCCACCCTCCCGAACGGCATCGACCTGCGCCAGGTCCGCGTCCCGCTCGGCGTCGTCGGCATCATCTACGAGGCCCGCCCGAACGTGACGGTGGACGCCGCCGCGCTCTGCCTGAAGTCCGGCAACGCCGTCCTGCTGCGCGGCTCGGCCTCCGCGTACGAGTCCAACACCGCCCTCGTCCGGGTGCTGCGCGACGCCGTGGGCGGGGCGGGGCTGCCCGCCGACGCCGTCCAGCTGGTGCCCGGCGAGAGCCGCGAGAGCGTGCGCGAGCTGATGCGGGCCCGCGGCCTGGTCGACGTGCTCATCCCGCGCGGCGGCGCCTCCCTCATCCGGACCGTGGTGAACGAGTCGGTCGTCCCCGTCATCGAGACCGGCACCGGCAACTGCCACGTCTACGTCGACGCCCACGCCGACCTCGACATGGCGATCGACATCCTGATCAACTCCAAGGCGCAGCGCCCCAGCGTCTGCAACTCCGCCGAGACCCTCCTGGTCCACCAGGACATCGCCCCCGAGTTCCTGCCGCGCGCCCTGGACGCCCTCGCCGAGGCCGGCGTCACGGTGCACGCCGACGACCGGGTCATGGCGTACGCCAAGGACTCCGAGGCGACCGTCGTGGAGGCTACCGCGGAGGACTGGGAGACCGAGTACCTCTCCTACGACATCGCCGCGGCCGTCGTCGACTCCCTGGACAAGGCCGTCGAGCACATCCGGCTGTGGACCTCCGGCCACACCGAGGCCATCGTGACGACCTCGCAGCAGGCCGCGCGCCGCTTCACCCAGCTGGTCGACTCCACCACCGTCGCCGTGAACGCCTCCACCCGCTTCACCGACGGCGGCCAGTTCGGCTTCGGCGCCGAGATCGGCATCTCCACGCAGAAGCTGCACGCCCGCGGCCCGATGGGCCTGCCGGAACTGACCAGCACCAAGTACATCGTCACCGGCGACGGGCACGTACGCCGCTGA
- a CDS encoding SCO2584 family spore wall biosynthesis protein, with the protein MPEDVGGTPFPDGWEPDDDHDRGVSDEEFASVVFDEAFIRAAVVHEPTAVERLLAAAQARAEASEAEARRAHRRGERYEDTYGAEARAGFDHDPELDDLDDTDILEGRFGAPGTYGKQVRWHRPVAWMLALVMGIGMVTLAFTAVYRGASSNSRDQVPPPPATTGLEQGSAAAPSASAEYSQPAFSAVPKSP; encoded by the coding sequence GTGCCGGAGGACGTGGGGGGTACGCCGTTCCCTGACGGCTGGGAGCCCGACGACGACCACGACCGCGGGGTGTCGGACGAAGAGTTCGCCTCCGTGGTCTTCGACGAGGCCTTCATACGGGCGGCCGTGGTGCACGAGCCGACCGCCGTCGAACGCCTCCTGGCCGCCGCCCAGGCGAGAGCGGAGGCCTCCGAGGCCGAGGCCCGCCGGGCCCACCGCCGCGGCGAGCGCTACGAGGACACGTACGGCGCCGAGGCCCGCGCCGGGTTCGACCACGACCCCGAGCTCGACGACCTGGACGACACCGACATCCTCGAAGGCCGCTTCGGCGCCCCGGGGACGTACGGCAAACAGGTCCGCTGGCACCGCCCCGTCGCCTGGATGCTGGCGCTCGTGATGGGCATCGGCATGGTCACGCTCGCCTTCACCGCGGTCTACCGGGGCGCGTCCTCGAACAGCCGGGACCAGGTCCCGCCGCCGCCTGCCACCACCGGTCTGGAGCAGGGCAGCGCGGCGGCCCCCTCCGCCTCCGCCGAATACTCCCAGCCGGCCTTCTCGGCGGTCCCCAAGTCGCCCTGA
- a CDS encoding SCO2583 family membrane protein produces the protein MGGPGEPPEGAPEGVPGGGEDEYRSVVFDESFVRAARLQEYSAQERIADHAPAVRRRPPMRRGLSRQALVLVLLIALAFGTAIYMGVRHPYQTPAPVRDVSLPLQTTVVPLAPVGRVPGAADPEYLYDHSPAAQFRIGAAGITLPAARDTSHFSETQVMSALDTVKEYLVRSALYPEVLTGGETRPVRVLLPADQHLQFDESLSHPAADGRHAVTGWLVRLDARTVQLADPQIRVSGTLAVSETESTMLEVTADHTYVYALRAAGADAKAQTSLFTVRRELHFRFDREDVRLHQAQLSTSYVQAGPLSCGDNAADVLSPLLAGQTAKAGGPVGTDPFATDRATAVCGTLASGALPKG, from the coding sequence ATGGGAGGGCCTGGAGAACCACCTGAGGGTGCACCCGAGGGCGTCCCCGGGGGTGGTGAGGACGAGTACCGGTCCGTCGTCTTCGACGAGTCGTTCGTCCGTGCTGCCCGGCTCCAGGAGTACTCCGCGCAGGAGCGCATCGCCGACCACGCCCCGGCCGTCCGGCGCCGCCCGCCGATGCGCCGGGGACTGTCCCGGCAGGCCCTCGTCCTGGTCCTGCTGATCGCCCTCGCCTTCGGCACGGCGATCTACATGGGCGTACGGCACCCCTACCAGACCCCCGCCCCCGTACGGGACGTCTCCCTGCCCCTCCAGACGACCGTCGTCCCGCTCGCCCCGGTGGGCCGGGTGCCGGGCGCGGCCGACCCCGAGTACCTGTACGACCACAGCCCCGCCGCGCAGTTCCGGATCGGCGCCGCCGGGATCACACTGCCCGCCGCGCGGGACACCTCGCACTTCTCCGAGACCCAGGTGATGAGCGCGCTGGACACGGTCAAGGAGTACCTGGTCCGGTCCGCCCTCTACCCGGAGGTCCTCACCGGCGGCGAGACCCGCCCCGTCCGCGTCCTGCTCCCCGCCGACCAGCACCTCCAGTTCGACGAGAGCCTGAGCCATCCCGCCGCGGACGGCCGGCACGCGGTGACCGGATGGCTGGTCCGCCTCGACGCCAGGACCGTGCAGCTGGCCGACCCGCAGATCCGGGTGAGCGGGACGCTGGCGGTCAGCGAGACCGAGTCCACGATGCTCGAGGTGACCGCGGACCACACATACGTGTACGCGCTGCGGGCCGCCGGTGCGGACGCCAAGGCGCAGACCTCGCTGTTCACCGTCCGGCGCGAGCTGCACTTCCGGTTCGACCGGGAGGACGTACGACTGCACCAGGCGCAGCTGTCCACGTCGTACGTGCAGGCCGGGCCGCTGTCCTGTGGGGACAACGCGGCGGATGTGCTGAGTCCGTTGCTGGCGGGGCAGACGGCGAAGGCGGGTGGGCCGGTGGGGACCGATCCGTTCGCCACGGATCGGGCCACGGCGGTGTGTGGGACGTTGGCTTCGGGGGCCTTGCCCAAGGGGTGA
- a CDS encoding M48 family metallopeptidase, with amino-acid sequence MSDDGHEQNAHENGQGDAHENVPSRQRRRFPGISSRAYEHPADRSALVALRKLSGFDTVFKALSGLLPERSLRLLFLSDSVRVSDQQFAYLNDMLRDACYILDLEKVPPMYVSQDPKPNAMCIGLDEPIIVVTTGLVDLLDEEEMRAVVGHEVGHALSGHAVYRTILLFLTSLALRVAWIPLGNIAIMAIVTALREWFRKSELSADRAGLLVGQDLKASMRGLMKLAGGHHLHEMNVDAFLKQAEEYEAGGDLRDSVLKILNVLPRSHPFTTVRAAELKKWSESRDFQRLMDGHYPRRTEDKDTSVTDSFRESAASYASNVKSSKDPLMKLVTDIAGGAGDLGGRVRRGFGGFTTTNPKDQPPTETDEN; translated from the coding sequence ATGTCCGACGACGGCCACGAGCAGAACGCGCACGAGAACGGCCAGGGCGACGCCCACGAGAACGTGCCGAGCAGGCAGCGCAGGCGCTTCCCCGGGATCTCCTCGCGGGCGTACGAACACCCGGCCGACCGCTCCGCCCTGGTGGCGCTGCGCAAGCTGAGCGGTTTCGACACGGTCTTCAAGGCGCTCAGCGGTCTGCTGCCCGAGCGGAGCCTCAGGCTCCTTTTCCTCTCCGACTCGGTGCGGGTGTCGGACCAGCAGTTCGCGTACCTCAACGACATGCTGCGGGACGCCTGTTACATCCTGGACCTGGAGAAGGTCCCGCCGATGTACGTGAGCCAGGACCCGAAGCCGAACGCGATGTGCATCGGCCTGGACGAGCCGATCATCGTCGTGACGACCGGCCTCGTCGATCTGCTCGACGAGGAGGAGATGCGGGCCGTCGTCGGCCACGAGGTGGGCCACGCCCTGTCCGGGCACGCCGTCTACCGCACGATCCTGCTCTTCCTGACGAGCCTCGCCCTCAGGGTGGCGTGGATCCCGCTGGGCAACATCGCGATCATGGCGATCGTGACGGCGCTGCGCGAGTGGTTCCGCAAGTCGGAGCTGTCCGCGGACCGCGCGGGTCTGCTGGTCGGCCAGGACCTCAAAGCCTCGATGCGCGGCCTGATGAAGCTGGCCGGCGGCCACCACCTGCACGAGATGAACGTGGACGCGTTCCTCAAGCAGGCCGAGGAGTACGAGGCCGGCGGCGACCTGCGCGACTCGGTCCTGAAGATCCTGAACGTCCTGCCGCGCAGCCACCCCTTCACCACGGTCCGGGCGGCCGAGCTGAAGAAGTGGTCCGAGTCCCGCGACTTCCAGCGCCTGATGGACGGCCACTACCCGCGCCGCACCGAGGACAAGGACACCTCGGTCACCGACTCCTTCCGCGAGTCGGCGGCGAGCTACGCGAGCAACGTCAAGTCCTCCAAGGACCCCCTGATGAAGCTGGTCACGGACATCGCGGGCGGCGCCGGCGACCTGGGCGGCAGGGTCCGCCGAGGCTTCGGCGGCTTCACGACCACAAACCCGAAGGACCAGCCCCCGACGGAAACAGACGAGAACTGA
- the nadD gene encoding nicotinate-nucleotide adenylyltransferase: protein MGEQDMPTGPGNAPSNPGKRRLGVMGGTFDPIHHGHLVAASEVAAQFHLDEVVFVPTGQPWQKSHRSVSPAEDRYLMTVIATAENPQFSVSRIDIDRGGPTYTVDTLRDLRMINPDTDLFFITGADALAQLLTWRDMEELFSLAHFIGVTRPGHHLTDAGLPEGGVSLVEVPALAISSTDCRARVAKGDPIWYMVPDGVVRYIDKRELYRGE, encoded by the coding sequence ATGGGAGAGCAGGACATGCCTACCGGCCCGGGCAACGCCCCGTCGAACCCCGGCAAGCGCCGTCTCGGCGTCATGGGCGGGACGTTCGACCCGATCCACCACGGACACCTCGTGGCGGCCAGTGAGGTCGCCGCGCAGTTCCACCTGGACGAGGTGGTGTTCGTGCCGACCGGGCAGCCGTGGCAGAAGAGTCACCGCAGTGTCTCGCCGGCCGAGGACCGCTATCTGATGACGGTGATCGCCACCGCCGAGAACCCGCAGTTCTCGGTGAGCCGCATCGACATCGACCGCGGCGGGCCCACGTACACCGTGGACACCCTGCGCGACCTGCGCATGATCAACCCCGACACGGACCTCTTCTTCATCACCGGCGCCGACGCCCTCGCCCAGCTCCTCACCTGGCGGGACATGGAGGAGCTCTTCTCCCTGGCGCACTTCATCGGGGTCACCCGGCCGGGCCACCACCTGACCGACGCCGGACTCCCGGAGGGCGGTGTCTCTCTCGTGGAGGTTCCCGCGCTCGCCATCTCCTCCACAGACTGCCGTGCGAGAGTCGCCAAGGGCGACCCCATCTGGTACATGGTGCCGGACGGAGTCGTGCGCTACATCGACAAGCGCGAGCTGTACCGCGGCGAGTGA
- a CDS encoding LCP family protein, whose product MNDRYDAGHGGDHDDQYQLVGYDEYGRPVYQQIPQQQPQQQPYDPYAQQTQQGYGYDPYAAGGQQTGQYPAQPYDTGNQRPVPPYDPYDTGQQTPVPSYDPYGGGQGAAPGGPGAPYDPYGRAATSAQQPRVAEQTAYIPQQAGPPEAAEPDGHGRPEGAERDYHTEQFSFVEEPDGDSEDVIDWLNFTENRTERREEAKRRARSRLVALVVVLALTAVGGVGYLWYAGKLPGLSSKSDPGTGTGTSVAAQNRDVIVVHLHNTKSGGTSTALLVDNTTTQQGTTVLLPNSLALTDDDGTTTTLAKSVDDDGSSGTREAIDTVLGTQIQGTWRLDTPYLQNLVDLVGNIDVDTDTDVPDPAAKKKGTAPLVNKGEDQTLSGKTAVAYATYRASGEAQNAQLERFGQVMQAVLRKLSSDAGAATTTVQTLAQILDPSLTDKDLGTFLAKLADLAKGGDYKTALLPVQTDGTLSAQASDSVVKDVLGGTAKSPDKDAAVRVSVQNASGVKDNTEKARVVLLNGGFTFLEGGTASGTQAASKVVYADAADKENATEVAKTLGLPTSAVSKGGTTSNANVSVVLGQNYDPSS is encoded by the coding sequence GTGAACGACCGATACGACGCGGGACACGGCGGCGACCACGACGACCAGTACCAGCTCGTCGGCTACGACGAGTACGGCCGTCCCGTCTACCAGCAGATCCCCCAGCAGCAGCCCCAGCAGCAGCCGTACGACCCGTACGCGCAGCAGACACAGCAGGGCTACGGCTACGACCCCTACGCCGCCGGCGGGCAGCAGACGGGGCAGTACCCCGCGCAGCCGTACGACACGGGCAACCAGCGGCCCGTACCGCCGTACGACCCGTACGACACCGGTCAGCAGACCCCTGTGCCGTCCTACGACCCCTACGGGGGCGGGCAGGGCGCGGCGCCCGGCGGTCCCGGCGCCCCGTACGACCCCTACGGGCGGGCCGCGACCAGCGCGCAGCAGCCCCGGGTCGCCGAGCAGACCGCGTACATCCCGCAGCAGGCCGGCCCGCCCGAGGCCGCGGAGCCCGACGGCCACGGCCGTCCCGAGGGCGCCGAACGCGACTACCACACCGAGCAGTTCTCCTTCGTGGAGGAGCCCGACGGTGACTCCGAGGACGTCATCGACTGGCTGAACTTCACCGAGAACCGCACCGAGCGCCGTGAGGAGGCCAAGCGCCGCGCCCGCAGCCGGCTCGTCGCCCTGGTCGTCGTCCTGGCCCTCACCGCGGTCGGTGGCGTCGGCTACCTCTGGTACGCCGGGAAGCTGCCCGGACTGTCCTCGAAGTCCGACCCCGGGACCGGCACCGGCACGTCCGTCGCCGCCCAGAACCGCGACGTGATCGTCGTCCACCTCCACAACACCAAGAGCGGCGGCACCTCCACGGCGCTGCTCGTCGACAACACCACCACCCAACAGGGCACCACCGTCCTGCTGCCCAACTCCCTCGCCCTGACCGACGACGACGGCACCACGACCACCCTCGCCAAGTCGGTCGACGACGACGGCTCCTCGGGCACCCGTGAGGCGATCGACACGGTCCTCGGGACCCAGATCCAGGGCACCTGGCGCCTCGACACCCCCTACCTGCAAAACCTCGTCGACCTCGTCGGCAACATCGACGTCGACACCGACACCGACGTGCCCGACCCGGCCGCCAAGAAGAAGGGCACCGCGCCCCTGGTGAACAAGGGCGAGGACCAGACCCTCAGCGGCAAGACGGCCGTCGCCTACGCCACCTACCGCGCCTCCGGCGAGGCCCAGAACGCCCAGCTGGAGCGGTTCGGGCAGGTCATGCAGGCCGTGCTGCGCAAGCTGTCCTCCGACGCGGGGGCCGCCACGACCACCGTCCAGACGCTGGCGCAGATCCTCGACCCGTCGCTCACCGACAAGGACCTCGGCACCTTCCTCGCCAAGCTCGCCGACCTCGCCAAGGGCGGCGACTACAAGACCGCGCTGCTGCCCGTCCAGACCGACGGCACCCTCAGCGCCCAGGCCAGCGACAGCGTGGTCAAGGACGTCCTCGGCGGCACCGCCAAGAGCCCCGACAAGGACGCCGCGGTCCGCGTCTCCGTCCAGAACGCCAGCGGCGTCAAGGACAACACCGAGAAGGCCCGCGTGGTCCTCCTCAACGGCGGCTTCACCTTCCTGGAGGGCGGCACGGCCTCCGGCACCCAGGCCGCCTCCAAGGTCGTCTACGCGGACGCCGCCGACAAGGAGAACGCCACCGAGGTCGCCAAGACCCTGGGCCTGCCCACCAGCGCCGTCAGCAAGGGCGGGACCACCTCGAACGCGAACGTCTCCGTGGTCCTCGGCCAGAACTACGACCCGTCCTCGTAG
- the rsfS gene encoding ribosome silencing factor — protein sequence MTATDRSIELIHTAAQAAADKLAHDIIAYDVSDVLSITDAFLLASAPNDRQVKSIVDEIEERLQKELGAKPVRREGDRDARWILLDYVDIVVHVQHSEERVFYALERLWKDCPELDLPEDAKATRGKAEEHAKLQAAEESEDLGGDWR from the coding sequence GTGACCGCCACTGACCGCTCCATCGAGCTCATCCACACCGCCGCACAGGCGGCCGCCGACAAGCTCGCGCACGACATCATCGCCTACGACGTCAGCGACGTACTGTCGATCACGGACGCCTTCCTGCTGGCCTCCGCGCCCAACGACCGCCAGGTCAAGTCGATCGTCGACGAGATCGAGGAGCGCCTGCAAAAGGAGCTCGGCGCCAAGCCCGTACGCCGCGAGGGCGACCGGGACGCCCGCTGGATCCTGCTCGACTACGTCGACATCGTCGTCCACGTCCAGCACAGCGAGGAGCGCGTCTTCTACGCCCTGGAGCGGCTGTGGAAGGACTGCCCCGAGCTGGACCTGCCCGAGGACGCCAAGGCCACCCGCGGCAAGGCCGAGGAGCACGCCAAGTTGCAGGCCGCCGAGGAGTCCGAGGACCTCGGTGGTGACTGGCGATGA